One Brassica napus cultivar Da-Ae chromosome C2, Da-Ae, whole genome shotgun sequence DNA window includes the following coding sequences:
- the LOC106382509 gene encoding suppressor of Mek1, with protein MAAPGDAQPNTSSTQRVKVYFLDEDGKWDDRGTGLVSLDYVERSEELGLYVVDEDDHETLLVHRISTDDIYRKQEDTIISWREPEGSTELALSFQETAGCSHIWNHICTMQRNLHFSSLNMNTELRELPDVDISNLPQILEIVTESGIKDQMRLAGLMLKDVKFFDNLMNVFEMCEDLEKLDCLHMMFNIVKGIISLNSHQILEKILGDSLIMKVIGSLEYDPGAPQSLHYRNDVTAHVVFKEAIPIKNPMVLSKIHQTYRIGYLKDVILSRVVDDATATSLDSIINANKAAIVTLLKDDSNFFQELFARLRSPSTSVESKSDLVHFLHEFCSLSKSLEMELKLRLFKELIDEGIFDVIGEVLQLPDTQPVLTGADILLIFLTADPKLLRSYLVKPETPLLGLLVKGLMEDFGVKMLEIFRILLASSALSAGAQGGNIMDIFCEKHIPELVNFITTSCPEKPGDTSESTSGRVSSLLNICELLCFCVQQDPSRTTFLLQNVTEKVLFLTRRKEKSIVAAAVRFFRTLLSVLDENVQSYVVKKNLLKPIIDVFVAGGNHDDLLISSILALFEHIRKAKATVLLKYVVDTFWDQLAPFEHRSSIQALKNEQCIESLGPKSNTDPVDMRENSDGEKSAFDSSTQKEEANPDNSNGEAASSSPLRSERVLDYEDDEDDDEDNKTPQQKQTEDSVKGREKRCRCREDEREECKKKPKLCSTIEGNKNSTERVGGEAKEPENARSSEDNNNNSLDEKKES; from the exons ATGGCCGCCCCGGGAGACGCGCAACCCAACACCAGTTCGACGCAG AGAGTGAAGGTTTATTTCTTGGACGAAGATGGTAAATGGGATGATCGAGGAACTGGACTCGTCAGTTTGGACTATGTGGAG CGATCGGAAGAACTTGGTCTATATgtggttgatgaagatgatCATGAGACATTGCTTGTTCACCGGATCAGCACTGATGATATCTACAGGAAGCAAGAAG ACACAATCATCTCATGGAGAGAACCAGAGGGCTCAACAGAATTGGCTTTGAGCTTTCAAGAGACTGCAGGATGCTCTCATATCTG GAATCATATATGCACTATGCAACGGAATCTACATTTCAGTTCTCTAAACA TGAACACTGAGCTGAGGGAGCTCCCTGATGTCGATATTTCTAATCTTCCCCAAATACTCGAG ATTGTTACTGAAAGTGGCATTAAAGATCAAATGCGATTAGCCGGACTTATGTTGAAGGAT GTTAAGTTCTTTGACAATTTGATGAATGTATTTGAAATGTGTGAAGACTTGGAAAAACTTGATTGCCTTCACATGATGTTCAACATTGTCAAGGGCATCA TTTCTCTCAACAGTCATCAGATCCTGGAGAAAATCTTGGGGGATAGCCTAATCATGAAAGTTATTGGTAGCCTTGAGT ATGATCCCGGTGCTCCGCAGTCTCTACATTACCGGAATGATGTGACTGCGCATGTTGTTTTTAAGGAG GCTATACCAATTAAGAATCCCATGGTCCTGTCGAAGATACACCAAACATACAGAATTGGTTATCTGAAG GATGTTATTTTGAGTAGAGTAGTAGATGATGCTACAGCTACAAGCCTAGATTCAATAATCAATGCAAACAAAGCTgct ATTGTTACATTGCTGAAGGATGACAGCAACTTCTTTCAAGAGTTATTTGCAAGGTTACGGTCACCTTCCACATCTGTGGAATCTAAGAGTGATTTG GTACATTTCTTGCACGAGTTTTGCAGTCTAAGCAAGAGCCTTGAGATGGAGCTGAAGCTACGGCTCTTTAA GGAACTTATAGATGAAGGAATTTTTGACGTAATAGGAGAAGTCTTGCAGCTTCCAGACACCCAACCCGTATTAACTGG GGCAGATATCCTCCTCATTTTCTTGACTGCAGATCCCAAACTCTTACGCTCCTATCTTGTTAAACCGGAAACTCCCCTCCTTGGTCTCCTg GTTAAGGGATTGATGGAAGATTTTGGTGTTAAGATGCTAGAAATTTTTCGAATTTTATTGGCTTCAAGTGCATTATCGGCTGGAGCTCAG GGAGGGAATATTATGGATATTTTCTGTGAGAAGCATATACCTGAGTTAGTTAATTTCATTACTACCTCATGTCCTGAAAAGCCTGGCGATACATCTGAAAGTACATCCGGAAGAGTTAGCAGCCTACTGAACATTTGTGAATTGCTGTGCTTTTGCGTTCAGCAGGATCCATCAAGGACAAC TTTTCTCCTTCAAAATGTGACAGAAAAGGTTTTGTTTCTCACACGAAGAAAGGAGAAATCCATAGTGGCTGCGGCTGTTCGATTTTTCCGCACTCTCCTCTCTGTCCTT GATGAGAATGTCCAGAGTTACGTTGTAAAGAAAAACTTGCTGAAACCGATCATAGATGTTTTTGTTGCCGGTGGTAATCATGACGATTTGCTGATTTCTTCTATCTTGGCGCTTTTTGAGCACATACGCAAG GCAAAAGCAACTGTGTTGCTCAAATACGTAGTTGATACATTTTGGGACCAGCTGGCTCCATTTGAGCACCGGAGCTCCATCCAGGCTTTAAAAAATGAGCAG TGCATAGAAAGTTTGGGACCAAAGAGCAACACTGATCCAGTTGATATGAGAGAAAACAG CGATGGAGAGAAGTCAGCTTTTGATTCTAGTACACAGAAAGAAGAAGCTAATCCCGATAATTCCAATGGAGAAGCTGCAAGTTCTTCTCCTTTGAG GTCTGAACGCGTGCTTGATTATGAGGATgacgaagatgatgatgaagacaaTAAAACTCCTCAGCAGAAACAGACAGAAGACTCAGTGAAGGGAAGGGAGAAGAGATGCCGTTGCAGAGAAGATGAGCGAGAGGAGTGTAAGAAAAAACCGAAGCTCTGTTCAACAATTGAAGGAAACAAGAACTCCACAGAGAGAGTTGGCGGTGAAGCTAAGGAACCTGAGAACGCTAGAAGCAGtgaagacaacaacaacaatagtTTAGATGAGAAAAAGGAAAGCTAG